The following proteins are encoded in a genomic region of Paenibacillus sp. FSL H3-0469:
- a CDS encoding GNAT family N-acetyltransferase codes for MEHLKIPVSHTIEHQGRLISVRGPLSPETLQTLSIHRDLDAFRKPQEQLEALIEISALPEGRIVAAVVSGAIVGYVTFHYPDELELWSQGGMEDLIELGAIEVADEYRGSGLAKLLVSSAFEEGQLENCIVFTTEYYWHWDLKGSGLTVWEYRQMMEKLMKTVDMVWYATDDPEICSHPANCLMVRMGREVPLSSRETFDRVRFRQRFMY; via the coding sequence ATGGAGCATCTTAAAATTCCTGTATCCCATACGATAGAGCATCAAGGCCGGCTGATTTCTGTCCGTGGCCCCCTATCGCCCGAAACACTTCAGACCTTAAGCATCCACCGCGATCTGGACGCCTTCCGTAAGCCGCAGGAGCAGCTTGAAGCACTGATAGAGATATCGGCCTTACCTGAAGGACGCATCGTGGCAGCGGTGGTCTCAGGCGCTATCGTGGGTTATGTCACCTTTCATTATCCGGATGAATTGGAGTTATGGTCCCAGGGCGGGATGGAAGATCTGATTGAGCTGGGAGCGATCGAAGTGGCTGACGAGTATCGCGGGAGCGGACTTGCGAAGCTGCTGGTTTCAAGTGCTTTTGAAGAGGGACAACTGGAGAACTGTATTGTATTCACAACCGAATATTATTGGCACTGGGACCTCAAGGGGAGCGGCCTTACCGTATGGGAGTACCGCCAGATGATGGAGAAGCTGATGAAGACGGTAGATATGGTGTGGTATGCCACCGATGATCCGGAGATCTGCTCGCATCCGGCCAACTGCCTCATGGTCCGCATGGGCCGGGAAGTACCGCTGTCCTCCCGCGAGACCTTCGACCGGGTGCGCTTCAGACAGCGGTTTATGTATTAA
- the acsA gene encoding acetate--CoA ligase yields the protein MGQVRGEILPGRVQHSNMEDYSRAVDEFRWEDVERSFSWHGTGKVNMAHEAIDRHVEEGRGAATALIYSDAVREERYTFADLRERSNKFGNVLRKYGIGKGDRVFIFMPRTPELYFSLLGILKTGAVAGPLFEAFMETAVKDRLEDSGAVALVTTPELLHRVKREQLPGLRHIFVVGASAAEDSGLLNYEAEMAEASAELEPEWLSLTDGLIMHYTSGSTGKPKGIYHVQKAMIQHYYTGKVVLDLRPDDVYWCTADPGWVTGTSYGIFAPWLNGVANVVRGGRFSPLDWYKTIERFGVSVWYSAPTAFRMLMGAGKETLEGVDLSSLRHVLSVGEPLNPEVVRWGDKIYQQRIHDTWWMTETGAQLICNYPGMDIKPGSMGRPLPGIEAAILDDRGNVLPPYSMGNLAIRTPWPSMMAKVWNNQAKYDEYFRIPGWYISGDSAYMDEDGYFWFQGRIDDVINSSGERIGPFEVESKLVEHPAVAEAGVIGKPDVMRGEIIKAFISLRDGYSPTAELKEEIAAFVKAGLSAHAAPREIEFKDKLPKTRSGKIMRRVLKAWELHLPAGDLSTIED from the coding sequence ATGGGGCAAGTTCGAGGTGAAATTTTGCCGGGCCGGGTGCAGCATTCGAATATGGAGGATTATTCCCGGGCAGTTGATGAATTCCGGTGGGAGGATGTCGAGCGCAGCTTCTCCTGGCATGGGACCGGCAAGGTGAATATGGCACATGAAGCGATAGACCGTCATGTCGAGGAGGGGCGGGGGGCTGCTACGGCACTGATCTACAGCGATGCGGTGCGTGAGGAGAGGTACACCTTCGCCGACTTACGGGAACGGTCGAATAAGTTCGGTAATGTACTACGCAAATACGGAATCGGCAAAGGAGACCGGGTGTTCATCTTCATGCCGCGTACCCCGGAGCTGTATTTCAGCCTGCTCGGCATTCTGAAGACGGGAGCAGTGGCAGGTCCGCTATTCGAGGCGTTCATGGAGACGGCGGTCAAGGACCGTCTGGAGGATAGCGGAGCAGTGGCGTTAGTAACCACACCGGAGCTATTGCACCGGGTGAAGCGGGAGCAGCTCCCGGGACTGCGCCATATCTTTGTGGTAGGAGCTTCTGCTGCTGAAGATTCGGGGCTGCTGAATTATGAAGCGGAAATGGCTGAAGCGTCGGCCGAGCTGGAACCGGAATGGCTGAGCCTTACGGACGGTCTGATTATGCATTATACCTCCGGTTCCACCGGGAAGCCCAAAGGTATCTACCATGTGCAGAAAGCCATGATTCAGCACTATTATACAGGCAAGGTAGTTCTGGACCTGCGGCCGGACGATGTATACTGGTGCACGGCCGATCCGGGTTGGGTAACCGGAACCTCTTATGGGATCTTTGCCCCTTGGCTCAATGGGGTAGCGAATGTAGTCCGGGGAGGACGTTTCAGTCCGCTGGATTGGTATAAGACGATTGAGCGCTTCGGGGTGAGCGTATGGTATAGTGCACCTACGGCGTTCCGCATGCTGATGGGGGCTGGCAAGGAGACTCTGGAGGGGGTCGATCTGAGCAGTCTCCGTCATGTGCTGTCTGTAGGCGAACCGCTGAATCCGGAGGTCGTGCGTTGGGGCGACAAAATCTATCAGCAGCGGATTCATGATACGTGGTGGATGACCGAGACGGGAGCGCAGCTCATCTGCAACTACCCGGGAATGGACATCAAGCCTGGTTCCATGGGCCGGCCGCTGCCGGGGATTGAAGCAGCTATCCTTGATGACCGCGGCAATGTACTGCCGCCGTATTCTATGGGTAATTTGGCCATCCGCACTCCCTGGCCGTCTATGATGGCCAAGGTATGGAATAACCAGGCTAAATACGATGAATACTTCCGGATTCCCGGATGGTATATCTCTGGGGACTCGGCGTACATGGATGAAGACGGCTATTTCTGGTTTCAAGGCCGGATTGATGATGTGATCAATTCCTCCGGGGAGCGGATCGGACCCTTCGAGGTTGAGAGCAAGCTGGTGGAGCATCCGGCTGTGGCGGAGGCTGGTGTAATCGGCAAGCCGGATGTCATGCGCGGAGAGATCATCAAGGCCTTCATCTCGCTGCGGGATGGATACAGTCCAACCGCTGAACTGAAGGAAGAGATCGCGGCATTTGTCAAAGCAGGCCTGTCTGCCCATGCGGCACCGCGTGAAATCGAGTTCAAGGATAAGCTGCCCAAGACCCGTTCCGGTAAAATTATGCGCCGTGTACTGAAGGCCTGGGAGCTGCATCTTCCAGCAGGCGATTTGTCTACCATCGAAGACTAG